CCCAGCGGACGAGCTGATCGCCCTCTACCGGCAGCGCTGGGAGATCGAGCTGACCTTCGACGAGATCAAGAACCACCTCGGCCCAGGCGGACCGCTGCGCTCGCGCACTCCTGAAGCCGTGCGGCAGGAGCTGTGGGCCCTGCTTGCGGTCCACCAGGCCGTTCGCCGCTTCGCGCACGCCGCCGCGGCGGTCGGGCCCGGTCGTGGACGCCGACAGGCTCTCCTACCTTCGCTGCGTCCGGATCGCCCGCCGCAGCGTGCCGTCCCAGCACGACACCTCCCGCCGTATTGCAAGCAAAGGCTGGCGAGGTCAGGATTGCGCGGTCCGGAACGTGAGATACCGGCTGACGGCCTCGTGACTGTCTGGGGTGAAGCACCACTCCAGCAGGGCCGACCGCAGCTCCAGCTCGGTCAGCCAGCTGTGCCAGGCGACCTCATCGGGATCGGGGACCACGGCATCTGCATCCGACACCACGACTTCGTGCACGCCGAGCCAGTGAGGGCTCAAGCCGCTGTGGTTGAGGAACGTGAACAGCAGGCGCGGCAGCGCACGAATGCCCAGCTCTTCGGTCAACTCCCTCGCGGCGGCCTGTTCATAGGACTCGCCGACATTAGCGGCGCCACCGACCTCGACCTCATAGAGCCCGGGGAAGCGCGATACCTGCTCCGACCGTCGGTGGACGAGGATCCGTCCACGCTCATCACGACACACCGTCACGGCGACCCGGTGCAGCCAACCCTCCTGGACGGCCCGCCGGCGACTGACCACCACCCCCAGCACACGATCTTGATCGTCGACACGCTCCACCAATTCATCCACGACGCACACCCTGGCAGAGCCCACCGACAACGCCACTTCCCGGCGCCCCGCGGAGGGCGTCCCGAGCACCTGCGACAGAAGGCCGGACGCGGATGACGACATCCATCGTGCTCAGGCTCATCCAAGATCCCCGACGGCTTCACCTACGTAAAGCAACTGCATTGGGCTTCGCCGCCCCCGGGACCCCGCTCCCCCCGGCACTCTCCGGCGCGAAACGGCATCGCCGTGGCTCACGCCCGTACGCGCCGGAGAGCACCGGGGCCTGAGCCTCCCCGCAGGGGTATCAGTCTCGCTGGATAAGCGGGAGCGCAGGAAGTGCGGCCGCCGCAGATGGCGGCGACGGGTCCAAGGGGGGTGGGTTCAGCGCGTGCTGGGCGAGGTATCCGCGCGGGACTTGGCGCGCAAGCGTGGCGGGAGTCCGGCTGCATCCTCACGGCTCGACGTCGGAGGCGAGAGCGGACATGAGGGTGTCGATCCGCAGGCGCAGCGCGGAGGACCAAGCCCCGGCGACGACAACGGACAGCACATCGCTGCCGACGGCTTTCGCCAGCCGGACCTCCAGTGAGTCCGTGACCCCGATCAGGGGGTACGCGTACCAGCCGTCCGGGTCCTCGTCATCGGTTGCTTCGAGGCCGAGTGCCACCGTGTCCCAGTCCGTGTCGTCGAAGTCATAGGCGATGTACCGGGACAGCAACTCCATGAACGGCGCCAGGTTCCGCTGCCATATCCATCCACCGATCTCGTACAGTGCCGGGTCAGCCGCGTCGTCCTTGGGGAAGCCCGTACGGAGGCCCGCGCTCACGGCGTGTTTGTCTTCGACGGTAAGGCGCAAATGTGCCCAGAGGTCGAGCTGTCTGCACGCCGTCTCGGGGTCGTAGGCGGCCTTGGGCAGTTGGGGAATGCGCTTACGGCCGGTCTCGTCCAAGCGGTAGGGCACGGCGAACGCCTCGTTCCACCGCTCGAGCCCGGGAGCGAATCGTTCCTCTGCTGCGAGGGCGTCCATGCCGAGGTACTGGGCTATGTCCTCCCAGGAGCTCCCGCGCTCACGCTCGAAGACCACAGCGTCGACCAGGAGCCGATCCGCAAGCTGAGCCAAGGACACGGCCTCGCTGACACGGCCCCCTGCGGCGGTGTGCACGTCGTAGCGGGTGACCGCCAAGTTCCCGGCTGTCTCGGCCAAGCCGACGGCGCGATCACAAAGTACGAGGCGAGCCAGGGAAGACCGGGAGAACTGCGCGCGGTCGTGGTCATAGGGGGTCGAGTCCGTCACGAAGCGCATCGTTCCATGGCAGGCGCACCGGTAGGCACAGGTTTTCGGCGCGGAGACCCACATCGGTGCCGTACGGGGCGGACACGGACTGGACGGTACCGAAGCCTGCGGACGGAGCCACTGGTGAGCCCCGACGACGGGGTCGCCACGTGGCCCGATCCGGGCTCTACGAGGTGGCAAGACCAGGTGGCAATGCAGGGTGGCAAGATGACGCGGTGTCCGACTCTCTGCACGAACCGTGGCTGCGCGGCATCGCCTTCAACCCGGCGGCGCCCTCCGACGTACTGATACGCCTGCTGGATCGAGCGGACGGTGAGAACGGGCGGCTGATGTGCGCGGGCCGCGACCTGCCCGACGCCGTCATCGACACAGCCCTGCGCCACCCGGCCTGGGGCATCCGCCGCGCGCTCGCCGGCAACCAGCACGTCGATCCCGCACGGCTCGCCCCCTTGGCAACGGACCCGTCGGGGCTCGTCCGCGCCGGGCTCGCCGGCGGCCCCCGCGGCCCCCTCGCCCGCCGCCGACGGGTCCGACCGCTGCCGGACGACATCCTCGTCACTTTCCTGACCGCTCAGGACGGGGGCGAGGACGGCGTCCTCACCGCGGGCGAGATCTTCCAGGAGCTCACTGCCTCACGGCAGATCCCTCTGTCCTTCTACCGCTCCATGGCCGGACACGAGCATCCCGAGCTCCGCATACAGGCCACCTGGAGGTGGCAGTCGCTCACCCCTGCACAGCAGGAGGCACTGCTCGACGACCCCGACCCCGCCGTACGGGAAGCGGCGCAGGGAAAGACCTGGGAGCTGGACCCGGAAGCGGTGGAGGCCAAGCTGCCGTCCTTCGGCTCGCACGGCAAGCCGTTCGTGCTCGGCACGTGCGC
This sequence is a window from Streptomyces sp. NBC_00454. Protein-coding genes within it:
- a CDS encoding NUDIX domain-containing protein — translated: MERVDDQDRVLGVVVSRRRAVQEGWLHRVAVTVCRDERGRILVHRRSEQVSRFPGLYEVEVGGAANVGESYEQAAARELTEELGIRALPRLLFTFLNHSGLSPHWLGVHEVVVSDADAVVPDPDEVAWHSWLTELELRSALLEWCFTPDSHEAVSRYLTFRTAQS